The proteins below come from a single Planktothrix tepida PCC 9214 genomic window:
- a CDS encoding response regulator produces MKILLVEDDQSIAAMLCVTLTAHRYAVDLASDGQLALELLMQWDYDLILLDVLIPELDGISLCRQLRSLGNQTPILMLTAQNSPENVITGLDAGADDYVIKPFNSHQLLARIRALLRRGDNATATVLNWGYLCLDPTLMKVTYKQQEITFRPKEYTLLELFLRHQERIFSRNAIIDRLWSSDQLPSEAAVTTLIKDLRSRLKAAGINQTVIETVHGLGYRLKAAPTVENSIEVQDSNGENDTQTHERVFVSEDAVEERFRLSLEQRIRVLEDIEVAHKTHQLSPEQQSQGREEAHKLVGGLGIFGYGKGSEIARLIEHLLKNNSLLEEHQGTRFSELLAELKALIALPPTLLTEEFSSNSLVLAVGRDAAFTKDFTTEAPRWGLRMEVVSDHSTVLHRLTQTTPAVILLALEPDGVDNYTLLQTLKVDYPAIPIVILSGQDSLDERVAAARLGVEQYLSQPRTSNQVFEALIQVLPSLPTIERLETKVMIVDDDPVMLDTLARMLRTQGLEVICLAQPDQFWALLTTTDPAALLLDLEMPTYNGLELCRVVRQDPRYSQLPILVVTAHTDPESMRRAFAVGANDVLEKPVVEAELVTRIISRIKPLCPAAELNLNYMTQQ; encoded by the coding sequence ATGAAAATTCTATTAGTTGAGGATGATCAATCAATAGCAGCGATGCTCTGCGTGACTCTCACAGCCCATCGTTATGCCGTCGATTTAGCGAGTGATGGGCAATTGGCATTGGAGTTGTTAATGCAGTGGGATTATGATCTGATTTTACTCGATGTATTAATTCCAGAACTAGATGGAATTAGCCTATGTCGTCAACTGCGCTCACTTGGTAATCAAACTCCGATTCTGATGCTCACGGCTCAAAATTCCCCGGAAAATGTGATTACAGGATTGGATGCTGGAGCCGATGATTATGTGATTAAACCCTTTAATTCCCATCAACTCTTGGCACGGATACGAGCATTGTTGCGTCGTGGGGATAATGCAACTGCGACCGTCTTGAATTGGGGGTATTTGTGTTTAGATCCGACTTTGATGAAAGTAACGTATAAGCAGCAGGAAATCACCTTTAGACCGAAAGAGTACACGCTGCTAGAACTATTTCTGCGACACCAAGAGCGCATTTTTAGCCGCAATGCTATTATTGATAGGCTTTGGTCGAGCGACCAATTGCCTTCGGAAGCCGCCGTCACAACTTTGATTAAAGACTTAAGAAGTCGGTTAAAAGCCGCAGGAATTAATCAAACAGTGATTGAGACAGTTCATGGGTTAGGATATCGACTTAAAGCAGCACCGACGGTGGAGAACAGTATAGAGGTGCAGGATAGCAACGGGGAGAATGACACTCAAACCCACGAAAGAGTCTTTGTTTCAGAGGATGCTGTAGAAGAACGATTTAGATTGTCCTTGGAGCAGAGGATTAGAGTTTTGGAGGATATCGAAGTCGCCCATAAGACCCATCAGTTGAGTCCAGAACAACAGTCGCAGGGTAGAGAAGAAGCCCATAAGTTAGTGGGTGGACTGGGAATATTTGGTTATGGGAAAGGATCGGAAATTGCTCGTTTGATCGAACATCTGCTCAAAAACAATTCCCTGCTAGAAGAACACCAAGGGACTCGATTTTCAGAACTATTAGCTGAGTTAAAAGCATTGATAGCACTTCCCCCTACATTACTAACGGAGGAGTTCAGTTCCAATTCTTTGGTGCTGGCAGTCGGAAGGGATGCTGCATTCACAAAAGACTTTACCACTGAAGCACCACGATGGGGACTGAGGATGGAAGTCGTCAGCGATCATTCAACAGTGCTGCATCGCTTAACACAAACCACTCCAGCAGTGATTCTGCTGGCTCTTGAGCCTGATGGGGTGGACAATTATACGTTATTGCAAACTTTAAAGGTAGATTATCCAGCTATTCCGATTGTCATTCTGTCAGGGCAAGATTCTTTAGACGAGCGGGTCGCGGCTGCCCGTTTGGGAGTCGAGCAATATCTTTCACAGCCTCGCACTTCTAATCAAGTTTTTGAGGCACTGATTCAGGTATTACCTTCACTGCCAACTATAGAACGATTAGAGACAAAGGTGATGATTGTGGATGATGATCCCGTCATGTTAGATACACTAGCGCGGATGCTGCGAACGCAAGGATTAGAGGTAATTTGTCTGGCCCAACCCGATCAATTCTGGGCGTTGCTGACAACAACTGATCCTGCTGCGCTGCTCCTAGATTTGGAGATGCCGACTTACAATGGGCTAGAGCTTTGCCGAGTTGTGCGCCAAGATCCCCGATATAGCCAACTGCCCATTCTAGTTGTTACGGCCCACACAGACCCTGAATCAATGCGACGAGCATTTGCCGTTGGTGCTAATGATGTGCTTGAGAAACCTGTGGTTGAGGCTGAGTTAGTAACACGAATCATCAGCCGGATTAAGCCATTATGCCCAGCAGCCGAATTGAATTTAAACTATATGACGCAACAATAA
- a CDS encoding response regulator, producing the protein MTKHILVIDDEADIRDVIQMSLEGFGGWKVMQASSPQQGLLKAKTEPFDAIILDISMPDMDGFECFGHLQADLNTQMIPVVLLTAKALPSDRRRFAAMGVAGVIIKPFNSKQVWKQVAEILGWNI; encoded by the coding sequence ATGACGAAACACATCCTGGTGATTGATGATGAAGCAGACATTCGAGACGTGATACAGATGTCCCTTGAAGGCTTTGGGGGTTGGAAAGTGATGCAGGCTTCCTCACCGCAGCAAGGCTTACTCAAAGCGAAGACAGAACCCTTTGATGCTATAATTCTCGATATCTCAATGCCGGATATGGACGGGTTTGAGTGCTTTGGGCATTTGCAAGCCGATCTAAATACTCAGATGATTCCAGTTGTTTTGCTGACGGCTAAAGCATTACCGAGCGATCGTCGTCGCTTTGCTGCCATGGGGGTAGCCGGAGTGATTATTAAGCCGTTTAATTCCAAACAAGTCTGGAAACAAGTGGCTGAAATTTTAGGGTGGAATATTTAG
- a CDS encoding response regulator — MSDKQILLIDHEVSVREVLQICLSSVGGWRVISVASIQAGLEKLCIERVDAVLLDTPNLETDGITFIQTLKNDPFPPSIPVIFITVKAKNFLFNQLPALGIAGVIAKPFNAMTLPIQVAGMLNWSLGSEFVD; from the coding sequence ATGTCTGATAAGCAGATTTTGCTCATTGACCATGAGGTTTCTGTTCGAGAAGTTTTGCAGATTTGCTTAAGCAGTGTTGGGGGTTGGCGGGTTATATCCGTTGCTTCTATCCAAGCTGGCTTAGAAAAGCTGTGCATTGAGCGTGTGGATGCTGTACTTTTAGATACACCAAACTTAGAAACTGATGGGATCACTTTTATTCAAACCCTTAAAAACGACCCATTTCCTCCGTCTATTCCAGTTATTTTTATTACGGTAAAAGCCAAAAACTTTTTGTTTAATCAGCTGCCAGCTTTGGGAATCGCGGGTGTGATTGCTAAACCATTTAATGCAATGACTTTACCCATTCAAGTGGCTGGAATGTTGAACTGGAGTCTGGGTTCTGAATTTGTTGATTGA
- a CDS encoding iron uptake porin: MKNLNLSFPITSVFLSYHLLILSPVLAQENSNLTLAGEASVSDSHEFSSLTSNSEVEEISIQEIETLSRNPPPELDDETLTNVNQLSDVNPGDWAYESLRNLVEKYRCISGFPGGNFKGERAMTRYEFAASLNTCLLSIRRSIERLNSQFLEKEDLLVIEKMKAEFATELPNLTAKLDNIEERLTFLGEHRFSRNTVLRGRVDFNLISAFGDQKAVSPGSDSREDLDDNPTLSGGVVLKIDTSFTGKDRLRTQLVAGNINGFGYGVTGTDMTLLIGAVNTSNNVKLGTLFYEFPIGKRGIIAVAPVADFPTRIFPAFNPVNSISNFGAESPIYSFAFGTGGVIYYNFTDKLAGGISYLTTSGNDAYQGLFKGQYTVLSQLSYSPSERLGLAFTYGHYYAPDPLSSINVTGSKGSIFAQFPFGASTPTSSDAFGLQFTYKLNPQVIFGGWMSYFNAHAEGSPSVSDVEGSQGSQADIWSWALTAFVGDLGKAGSQLSFVFGMPPKVFSNDIVTRKDPDTALHFELSYRYPMTDNIFITPGFLVITNPEHNAANPPIWIGLIRTSFMF; the protein is encoded by the coding sequence ATGAAAAACTTGAATTTATCATTTCCTATAACCTCAGTGTTCCTGAGTTATCATTTATTGATTTTATCTCCCGTCCTAGCCCAAGAAAATTCTAACTTAACGTTGGCGGGAGAAGCATCTGTCAGTGATTCTCATGAATTCTCCTCCCTCACTTCTAATTCGGAAGTTGAAGAAATTTCGATTCAGGAAATCGAAACTTTATCTCGTAATCCGCCTCCTGAACTGGATGATGAAACCCTGACTAATGTTAATCAGTTGTCTGATGTTAATCCGGGCGATTGGGCTTATGAATCTCTCAGAAATTTAGTGGAAAAATATCGGTGTATTAGCGGTTTTCCTGGGGGGAATTTTAAGGGAGAACGGGCGATGACTCGTTATGAATTTGCCGCCAGTCTAAATACTTGTCTGCTGAGTATTCGGCGTTCAATTGAAAGGTTAAACTCTCAATTTTTGGAAAAAGAAGATTTGTTAGTAATCGAAAAAATGAAAGCCGAATTTGCTACAGAGCTTCCTAATCTTACTGCCAAACTGGATAATATAGAGGAGCGATTAACGTTTTTGGGAGAACATCGATTTAGTCGAAATACAGTTTTACGGGGTCGAGTTGATTTTAATTTAATTAGTGCTTTTGGAGACCAGAAAGCGGTTTCTCCTGGGAGTGATTCTAGGGAAGATTTGGATGATAATCCGACTTTATCAGGAGGAGTTGTGCTGAAAATTGATACCAGTTTTACGGGGAAAGATCGATTGCGAACTCAATTAGTCGCGGGGAATATTAATGGTTTTGGCTATGGTGTGACGGGTACTGACATGACTCTTTTGATCGGTGCTGTTAATACGAGTAATAATGTTAAGTTAGGGACATTATTTTATGAATTTCCGATTGGGAAGCGGGGGATTATTGCGGTGGCTCCAGTTGCGGATTTTCCGACTCGGATTTTTCCGGCTTTTAATCCGGTTAACTCGATTTCTAATTTTGGTGCAGAGAGTCCGATTTATTCTTTTGCATTTGGTACGGGTGGGGTCATTTACTATAATTTTACAGACAAATTAGCAGGAGGAATTAGTTATTTAACGACTTCTGGGAATGATGCCTACCAGGGTCTATTCAAGGGTCAATATACTGTGTTGAGTCAACTTAGTTATAGCCCCTCTGAACGATTAGGGTTAGCTTTTACTTATGGTCATTATTATGCCCCAGATCCGCTTTCAAGTATTAATGTAACTGGGAGTAAGGGGAGCATCTTCGCTCAATTCCCATTTGGTGCGAGTACGCCCACTTCTTCTGATGCCTTTGGCTTACAATTTACTTATAAATTAAACCCACAAGTCATTTTTGGGGGCTGGATGAGCTATTTTAATGCTCATGCGGAAGGGTCTCCCAGTGTCAGCGATGTTGAGGGTTCTCAGGGTTCTCAAGCGGATATTTGGAGTTGGGCTCTGACTGCGTTTGTGGGTGATTTAGGGAAAGCAGGCTCGCAATTAAGTTTTGTTTTTGGTATGCCTCCTAAAGTCTTCAGTAATGATATTGTGACACGGAAAGATCCCGATACTGCTTTGCATTTTGAGTTATCTTATCGCTACCCAATGACTGACAATATTTTTATAACTCCGGGTTTTTTAGTCATTACTAATCCTGAACATAATGCTGCTAACCCTCCGATTTGGATTGGATTGATTCGCACTTCTTTTATGTTTTAG
- the pstS gene encoding phosphate ABC transporter substrate-binding protein PstS, translating to MNTFTMNNWHKLLTATLTITTISFTPNSARAQLLRGAGDSFAEPLYQRYSQEYQQQTGKMFKYTTIGSGGGIRLFINKSIDFGGSSLIPTPIEQNQMEDGLLMVPTGGGALAIVYNLQQITREVKLSREQLAKIFTGKITNWQQIHPSFPNQKIQVVVCSDNCATSFILTKYLNKITEGKIPASRNPDWGFKVFSSFPEDSGIAGEVRRIEGAIGYVQSNVAVANNLSIASLENRTGRYLQPTLAETQKALANLKFNDDFTTEDIKDPEAGYPLVSLTWLLISKQYLNPDTLQATQNLLTWILTEGQTFNESLGYTKIPEDVTKKAQDAIKTELRIKPY from the coding sequence ATGAACACATTTACTATGAATAACTGGCATAAACTGTTAACGGCTACATTAACAATCACCACAATTTCTTTTACCCCAAATTCAGCTAGGGCGCAATTACTGAGGGGTGCTGGTGATTCTTTTGCTGAACCGCTTTATCAACGTTATAGCCAAGAATACCAACAGCAAACCGGAAAAATGTTTAAATACACAACCATTGGGAGTGGGGGAGGAATTCGCTTATTTATTAACAAATCCATTGACTTTGGCGGGAGTAGTTTAATTCCCACTCCCATTGAACAAAATCAAATGGAAGATGGGTTACTAATGGTACCTACAGGAGGAGGAGCTTTAGCTATTGTTTATAACCTGCAACAAATCACCAGAGAAGTTAAATTATCCCGTGAACAACTAGCAAAAATATTTACTGGAAAAATTACAAATTGGCAACAGATTCATCCCAGTTTTCCTAATCAAAAAATTCAAGTTGTTGTTTGTTCAGACAATTGTGCTACTAGCTTTATTCTCACTAAATATTTAAACAAAATCACCGAAGGAAAAATCCCAGCTAGTCGAAATCCTGATTGGGGATTTAAGGTATTTTCTAGCTTTCCCGAAGATAGTGGAATCGCCGGAGAAGTCCGTAGAATTGAGGGGGCAATTGGCTATGTACAAAGTAACGTTGCTGTTGCTAACAATCTTTCGATTGCTAGTCTTGAAAATCGGACAGGTCGTTACCTTCAACCCACTTTAGCAGAAACTCAAAAAGCTCTAGCAAATCTCAAGTTTAATGATGACTTTACCACAGAAGATATCAAAGATCCAGAAGCGGGTTATCCGTTGGTCAGTTTAACTTGGCTCCTAATTTCTAAACAGTATCTTAATCCCGATACGTTGCAAGCCACTCAAAATCTATTGACCTGGATTTTAACAGAGGGTCAAACTTTTAATGAGTCGTTAGGGTACACCAAAATTCCAGAAGATGTTACAAAAAAAGCACAGGATGCTATCAAAACTGAATTGAGAATTAAACCTTATTAA
- a CDS encoding mechanosensitive ion channel family protein → MSNLLIILAEVSLVIIIFLVLIGIVRNSSQLLIKFSIFKSEDPRIKTLHRNITRLLVLVGLLLCILIVGVNGFLLYQGKNIQQYTLNLISRIPPGFWITLGIGIGQSIGAVVVAVIALKLLKYWLKIASTRAKNIETSTADDESIDAFFTALYQRIRGGIWLGVIICCTQFLKLPVIISEYLYIALRIYLIIAVGLLILKAVAAIVDTLDVLTVKYSNSDNLLRFYARLQHLIPLLKRCLEFVIYVCIATLVTQQIQLIAQLSTFGLRIIKIIAIVFLSQVVFEVIHLLVEEVVFKEQNLTDIQRSRRLTLIPLFKSLLQYLVYFTVGIFILYTLDINPTPILAGAGIVGIAIGLGAQTLINDIVSGFFILFENYYLVGDYVELRKAEETKVEGIVEAIELRTTRIRHPNGQLQIIRNGDMSSITNYSKQYVFAVVEVSVPYDSNLVYIYQVIEDIGQKLKANSTDILEPTQIDGVESVSESNLLLRTLTKVKPGKHLQIQRILRKTFMDTLLQEGILLPANHETSED, encoded by the coding sequence ATGAGCAACCTATTAATTATCTTGGCTGAAGTTAGCCTAGTGATCATTATTTTTCTAGTTTTGATTGGGATAGTGAGAAATTCATCCCAACTTTTAATTAAATTTTCTATCTTTAAAAGTGAAGATCCCCGAATCAAAACCCTGCATCGCAATATCACAAGATTGTTGGTATTAGTTGGCTTATTGCTGTGTATTTTGATTGTCGGAGTGAATGGGTTTTTACTCTATCAAGGTAAAAATATTCAACAATATACACTCAATTTAATTAGCCGTATTCCCCCAGGATTTTGGATTACCCTCGGAATCGGTATTGGTCAAAGTATTGGTGCTGTTGTTGTAGCAGTAATCGCTCTAAAACTGCTTAAATATTGGCTAAAAATAGCCAGCACTCGCGCCAAAAACATCGAAACAAGCACCGCCGACGATGAAAGTATTGATGCTTTCTTTACCGCCCTTTATCAAAGAATCAGAGGCGGAATTTGGCTGGGGGTAATTATTTGCTGTACCCAATTTCTCAAATTACCCGTCATCATTTCCGAATATCTCTATATTGCACTCCGAATCTATCTGATTATAGCAGTCGGATTACTGATTTTAAAAGCCGTCGCCGCCATTGTCGATACCCTTGATGTTCTTACTGTCAAATACTCCAACTCCGATAACCTATTGCGATTTTATGCTCGTCTCCAACACCTGATTCCGTTATTAAAACGGTGTCTGGAATTTGTTATTTATGTCTGCATCGCCACATTAGTAACACAACAGATCCAATTAATCGCCCAACTCTCCACTTTTGGTCTACGAATTATTAAAATTATTGCCATAGTTTTCTTAAGTCAAGTAGTATTTGAAGTCATCCACTTACTCGTAGAAGAAGTAGTATTTAAAGAGCAGAATTTGACGGACATCCAAAGAAGTAGACGCTTAACTCTAATTCCCTTGTTTAAGAGTTTATTGCAATACTTAGTGTATTTTACCGTTGGAATTTTCATTCTTTATACCCTTGATATTAATCCCACTCCCATATTAGCAGGTGCGGGGATTGTTGGTATTGCTATCGGTTTAGGAGCCCAGACCCTAATTAACGATATCGTCAGTGGGTTTTTTATTCTGTTTGAAAACTACTATTTAGTGGGGGATTATGTTGAGTTGAGGAAAGCCGAAGAAACCAAAGTAGAAGGGATTGTTGAAGCCATCGAACTCAGAACAACCCGCATCCGACATCCCAATGGTCAATTACAAATTATTCGCAATGGTGATATGAGTTCCATTACTAACTATTCCAAACAATATGTTTTTGCAGTAGTAGAAGTTAGCGTCCCTTATGATTCTAATTTAGTTTATATCTATCAAGTTATTGAGGACATAGGACAAAAGTTAAAAGCTAATTCTACAGATATTCTGGAGCCTACACAAATTGATGGGGTAGAAAGTGTGAGCGAATCCAACTTATTGCTAAGGACATTAACTAAAGTGAAACCCGGAAAACATCTTCAGATTCAGCGAATTTTACGAAAGACATTTATGGATACCTTGTTACAGGAAGGAATTCTACTTCCGGCTAATCATGAAACTAGCGAAGATTAA
- the ovoA gene encoding 5-histidylcysteine sulfoxide synthase — protein sequence MNTLVYNCPPKLDCCDRQTLINYFQEAWQLEDVLLKSLVGEDTFYLNPDPLRNPLIFYLGHSAAFYINKLVRVGLLEKCLNQDYEILFGVGVDPETPTELNQAIAHLEWPDVASAWKYREQVLEILLEFIKKTPITLPILADHPLWALIMGIEHQRIHVETSSMLFRQLPIERVKRPSDWKYAPSKAYIPENEMLKVAGGIAKLGKAFDDSTYGWDIDYGSRIVEVAPFVASKYLITNSEFLDFVKAGGYDNQEYWDKKSWQWKTENNIQHPKFWCLENGSYKYRAQFDEMDLPLDWPAEVNYYEAMAYCRWKGEGTRLMNEAEYNVATYGNGLVEDVDHYNLNFKFGSPSPVGLLETAKSYSGLYDLRGNVWEWLSDHLNPLSGYKPHFLYEDNSAIFFDTQHQMMLGGCWITNGTEALKYYRNWFRPNFYQHAGFRIVQDIN from the coding sequence AAGACACATTTTATCTGAATCCTGACCCCTTGAGAAATCCGCTAATTTTTTATCTTGGACATTCGGCGGCTTTCTATATTAATAAATTAGTTCGGGTGGGATTATTAGAAAAATGTCTTAATCAGGACTATGAAATTCTGTTTGGAGTTGGGGTTGATCCCGAAACACCCACCGAATTAAATCAAGCGATCGCCCATTTAGAATGGCCAGACGTTGCATCGGCTTGGAAATATCGAGAACAAGTCTTAGAAATCCTATTAGAATTTATTAAAAAAACGCCGATTACTTTGCCAATTCTTGCTGATCATCCCCTGTGGGCGTTAATCATGGGAATAGAACATCAGCGAATTCATGTTGAAACCTCTTCCATGTTATTTCGCCAGTTACCCATTGAAAGAGTTAAACGTCCCTCAGACTGGAAATATGCCCCTTCTAAAGCTTATATTCCAGAGAATGAAATGCTCAAAGTTGCAGGTGGAATTGCAAAACTGGGCAAAGCTTTTGATGATTCAACCTATGGTTGGGATATCGATTATGGGTCACGCATTGTTGAAGTAGCACCTTTTGTAGCCAGTAAATATCTAATTACGAATAGCGAATTTCTGGATTTTGTTAAGGCGGGTGGCTACGATAATCAAGAATATTGGGATAAAAAATCTTGGCAATGGAAAACTGAAAATAATATCCAACATCCCAAATTTTGGTGCTTAGAAAATGGCAGTTATAAATATCGCGCCCAATTTGATGAAATGGATTTACCGTTAGATTGGCCAGCAGAAGTTAATTACTACGAAGCAATGGCTTATTGTCGTTGGAAAGGTGAAGGAACTCGGTTAATGAATGAAGCCGAGTACAATGTCGCCACTTATGGTAATGGTTTAGTCGAAGATGTAGACCATTATAATCTCAATTTTAAATTCGGTTCACCCAGTCCCGTCGGACTGTTAGAAACGGCAAAAAGTTACTCTGGACTCTATGATTTGCGGGGGAATGTTTGGGAATGGTTGAGTGATCATTTAAACCCCCTTTCAGGATATAAACCCCATTTTCTTTATGAAGATAATTCTGCCATCTTTTTTGATACTCAACATCAAATGATGTTAGGAGGCTGTTGGATAACAAATGGTACGGAAGCTTTAAAATATTATCGAAATTGGTTTCGTCCGAATTTCTATCAACACGCTGGTTTTCGGATTGTTCAAGATATTAACTAA